One Brassica napus cultivar Da-Ae unplaced genomic scaffold, Da-Ae ScsIHWf_152;HRSCAF=279, whole genome shotgun sequence genomic window carries:
- the LOC125597743 gene encoding probable xyloglucan endotransglucosylase/hydrolase protein 32, giving the protein MRNKSGSSVNAYWPPSPGYWPSSKHQRMDQNALTIWLDRTSGSGFKSVKPFRSGYFGASIKLQPGYTAGVITSLYLSNNEAHPGFLMSGHRILGDNIWKPYTLQTNVYIRGSGDGKIIGREMKFRLWFDPTSDFHHYAILWNPREIM; this is encoded by the exons ATGCGGAACAAGAGTG GATCCTCAGTGAATGCTTATTGGCCACCATCACCTGGTTACTGGCCAAGCTCCAAG CATCAGAGAATGGACCAAAATGCCCTCACCATCTGGCTTGATAGAACCTCAG GAAGTGGATTTAAGTCAGTGAAGCCATTCAGATCAGGTTACTTTGGAGCATCCATCAAACTCCAACCTGGCTACACTGCTGGAGTCATCACATCTCTCTAT CTATCAAATAATGAGGCACATCCAGGATTCCTGATGAGTGGACATCGAATTCTTGGGGACAACATTTGGAAGCCTTACACACTTCAAACAAATGTGTACATTAGAGGAAGTGGTGATGGCAAAATCATTGGTCGCGAGATGAAGTTTCGCTTGTGGTTTGATCCCACTTCGGATTTTCACCATTATGCTATTCTTTGGAACCCTAGAGAAATCATGTAA